Proteins encoded in a region of the Triticum dicoccoides isolate Atlit2015 ecotype Zavitan chromosome 3A, WEW_v2.0, whole genome shotgun sequence genome:
- the LOC119272050 gene encoding serine carboxypeptidase 1-like: protein MGNHAAPYTVMLAILLGASLASAKTLLQQRDVLATFLESRAKTLATGAVNPDTWANPDSSFRHLPRSAPSAPPGAREADKIAALPGQPPRVNFDQYSGYVTVSAQYGRALFYYFVEAAYEASSKPLVLWLNGGPGCSSLGAGAMQELGPFRVNPDGKTLSRNRHAWNNVANVIFLESPAGVGFSYSNTSSENHESGDTRTAVDAYNFLLNWLERFPEYKGRDFYIAGESYSGHYVPQLATVIVALRKLGATSMNLKGIFVGNPYLDDYKNTRGRYEFLWNHGVISDEVWGNISEHCSFGRLEGKACGQAKAKASVRTGNIDRYNIYAPVCIRSRDGSIHSSSYVPGYDPCIGHYVDAYFNNPEVQKAMHARTNTDWSECAPPCSVHSNVNWSDAPISMVPTIDWLVNNGLRIWLYSGDMDDVCPITATRYSVKDLNLTVTNPWRPWYTPDSEVGGYAQQYKGGFTFASVRGAGHMVPSFQPKRSLVLFYSFLKGVLPPAVPELNA, encoded by the exons ATGGGGAACCATGCCGCGCCTTACACGGTCATGCTGGCGATCCTGCTGGGCGCCTCGCTCGCGAGCGCGAAGACCCTGCTGCAGCAGCGAGATGTGCTGGCGACCTTCCTGGAGAGCAGGGCGAAGACCCTCGCGACCGGTGCTGTCAACCCGGACACGTGGGCCAACCCCGACAGCAGCTTCAGGCACCTGCCCAGGAGCGCCCCGAGCGCGCCGCCGGGCGCCAGGGAGGCCGACAAGATCGCGGCGCTGCCCGGCCAGCCGCCGCGCGTCAACTTCGACCAGTACTCCGGTTACGTCACGGTGAGCGCGCAGTACGGCCGCGCGCTCTTCTACTACTTCGTGGAGGCCGCGTACGAGGCCTCCTCCAAGCCGCTCGTCCTCTGGCTCAACGGCGGGCCTGGGTGCTCCTCGCTGGGGGCCGGCGCCATGCAAGAGCTCGGCCCGTTCCGCGTGAACCCCGACGGCAAGACCCTGAGCAGAAACAGGCACGCCTGGAACAATG TGGCAAATGTGATCTTCCTGGAGTCGCCGGCGGGCGTGGGATTCTCGTACTCGAACACGTCGTCGGAGAACCACGAGAGCGGCGACACGAGGACCGCGGTGGACGCCTACAACTTCCTGCTCAACTGGCTGGAGAGGTTCCCGGAGTACAAGGGCCGAGACTTCTACATCGCCGGCGAGAGCTACAGCGGCCACTACGTCCCCCAGCTCGCCACCGTTATCGTCGCCCTCCGCAAACTCGGCGCCACAAGCATGAACCTCAAGGGGATCTTC GTTGGCAACCCGTACCTTGATGACTACAAGAACACGAGGGGACGGTACGAGTTCTTGTGGAACCACGGCGTGATCTCCGACGAGGTGTGGGGCAACATCAGCGAGCACTGCAGCTTCGGTCGGTTGGAGGGCAAAGCGTGCGGCCAGGCCAAGGCCAAGGCGTCCGTCAGAACCGGCAACATTGATCGTTACAACATCTACGCTCCCGTCTGCATCAGGTCGCGAGACGGGAGCATCCACTCCAGTAGCTACGTAC CAGGCTATGATCCGTGCATCGGGCACTATGTCGACGCCTACTTCAACAATCCTGAGGTGCAGAAGGCCATGCATGCTCGAACCAACACTGACTGGTCAGAGTGCGC CCCACCTTGTTCTGTTCACAGTAACGTAAATTGGAGCGATGCCCCAATTTCCATGGTGCCAACCATTGATTGGCTTGTCAACAACGGATTAAGAATCTGGCTGTACAG CGGTGACATGGATGATGTCTGCCCGATTACGGCGACGAGGTACTCCGTCAAGGATCTCAATCTGACGGTCACAAACCCGTGGCGTCCATGGTACACCCCAGACAGCGAG GTTGGAGGCTACGCTCAGCAATACAAGGGAGGATTCACATTTGCGTCAGTGAGAGGAGCTGGCCATATGGTTCCTAGCTTCCAGCCTAAAAGATCGCTTGTTCTTTTCTACTCCTTCCTCAAAGGCGTTCTGCCACCTGCGGTCCCGGAATTGAACGCCTGA